GGACGGCGGAAATGGGTGAGACCATGGCCCAGACCCGCGCCCGCCTCGACAGCACGGCCACCACCGGCGTGGACCTGGTGTACGACGATGTGTGGACCGACCCCGCCCAGGCGGCGCCCAGTGCCAGCTTCGCTTATCGCTATGCCGATCTCGGCACCGATCTGCCGGTGGCCGCGGCCTGCCTCAATGCCTGGTCCAGCGCCTGCCGCATCGTGATTCACTACGAGCAGCACATCCACCCGTTGTGGTCGCTCTCCCGCCAGGTGCTGGATACCGACGGTGTGACCGTGCTGGAAGACCATACCTGCACCACTTGTCACAACATCGTCGATGGGGCCGGTATGCCGCAGCTTCCGGCGGCCCAGCTCGATCTCAGCGACGGGCCCTCGGACCAGGACGCCGATCAGTTCAAGGCCTATCGCGAGCTGCTCTTTGCCGACAACGAACAGGAACTGGTGGAAGGGGTGTTGCAGGACCGCCAGGTGCAGGCCACCGATGGCGCCGGCAATCCCCTGTTCGAGACCGATGAAAACGGTGACCTGATTCTGGACGCCGATGGCCAGCCCATCCCCATTCTGGTGCCGGTGCGGGCCCAGGGGCCGTCCATGTCTGCCGCCGGGGCTGCCAGCAGTTATTTTCTGGACAAATTCACCGCCGGTGGCAGCCACGAGGGCTGGCTGAGCCCGGCGGAGCTGCGCCTGATAGCCGAGTGGCTGGATGGCGGCGCCCAGTATTACAACGATCCCTTTGCGGCGCCCGAGGATGATTGAGGCGGCGTTGACGGTCACGGGGCTGGGGCGCCGCTGGAGCGCTTGCTGCCTGCTGTGGTGGCTGGTGTTGACGCCGGCCCTGGCCGAGGATGATTTGTTCCTGCAGGTGGTCGACCCCTATCTGGAATTCCACAGCGGGCCGGGCCGGGGTTATCCCGTGGTGTTCGTGGTGGAGCGGGGCGAGTGGGTGTACGTGCTCAAGCGCAAAACGGCCTGGTTCAAAGTGCGCAGCGAACAAGGCCGCGAAGGCTGGGTGCCGGAGCAACAGCTGGAACGCACCCTGACGGGGGAGGGCGAACTCATAGAGTTTCCCGAGCCGGCCCTGACGGATTTCCAGAAGCGCCGTTTCGAGGCCGGTTTGTTCAGCGGTGGTTTCCAGGGTGCCACCCTCATTGGCGTGGGCGCGGCCTATCATTTCATTCCCGAACTGGCGCTGGAATTCTCCTTCGCCCGGGCGCTGGGCAATTTTTCCAGCATCGGTGTGGTGAGCGCCGGCATGGTGGCCGACCCCTTCACCGACTGGCGGGCGGCACCGTTTTTCGTATTGGGCATGAGCGGCGTGAAAACCGAGCCCCGCACCACGCTGGTCCAGGAGCGGGACCGGGAGGACCCAGCGGCCCACGTGGGTCTGGGGCTGCGGGCCTATTTCTGGCAGCGCTTTTTGCTGCGGGCCGAATACCGGAACTATATGGTATTTTCCAGCAACGACGATAACGAGGACGTGAATGAATGGCGAGTCGGACTGGCCTTTTTTTATTGAGTGTGTCCCTGGCGGGCAGTGCCTGGGCGGCGCCGGCGGGCGACAGCGGGACCGGTCGCGGCGTGGTGATCGAGCCGAAGGTGGAGCGGCGCAGTGTGGCGGCGGCGGCCATCGACACGGAAAACTTCGAACTGGGCCTGTACGCCGGCCTGCTCAACATTGAAGATTTCGGCAGCCATCCGGTCTACGGCGCGCGTCTTGTGTATCACGTGACCGAGGATGTGTTCGTTGAGGGCACGTACGGTCGCAGCAAAGCCGGCCAGACCAGCTTCGAGCGTCTCAGCGGTGCTGCCAGATTGCTGACCGATGAGATGCGACAGTACAGCTATTACGCCGTGTCGCTGGGCTATAACGTGTTGCCGGGGGAAGCCTTCTGGGGCAGGGGTCGGGCCCTCAATTCCGCCTTGTACATTGCCGCCGGTGTGGGCGTTACGGATTTTGCCGGCGACGAGCGTTTTACTGTGAATCTGGGCTTTGGCTATCAGTTGCTGCTGAACGACTGGTTCGCGGGCCATTTGTTCGCGCGGGACCACATGCTGGAGATGGATGTGATCGGCGCATCCGAAACCGTGCACAACCTGGAACTGGGCGGCGGTTTCACCGTGTTTTTCTGACGAGGTGAGTATGTGTGCAAAAATGTTGTTGAAGGCCGCCCTGGCGGCGGTGATGCTGTGCCTGGTGGCGCCGCTGGCGGCGCAAAGCCTGGAAGGGCCGGCCCCGGATTTTACCTTGAAAAGCGCCGGCGGCGAGAACCTGAAACTGAGCGAGTTTTACGGCGACGTGGTGATGGTGAATTTCTGGGCCTCCTGGTGTGGCCCCTGCCGCCAGGAAATGCCGCTGCTGGATGATCTTTACCAGCGCTACCACGAACTGGGCTTTACCATTTTGGGCGTGAATGTGGAAGAAGACCCGGCGCAGGCGCGGCGCTTGTTGAAAGAAATTCCGGTGAGTTTTCCCATCTTGTTCGACAGCGAACAAAAAGTGAGCGCCGCCTATGACGTGATCGCCATGCCCAGCACCGTCCTCATTGACCGGGACGGCCAGTTGCGCTATCTGCACAAAGGGTATCTGCCCGGTTTTGAAGACACCTACGAAGAGCAAATCAAGGCCTTGCTGCTCGAATGAACGTTCTCTCCCGCGCTGGTGTGCTGCTGTGTCTGGGGCCGGCTTTGCTCGCGGGCTGCGCCGTGGAGCCCTGGGTGAAACCCTATCAACGCCAGCGGCTGGCCGATCCCATCATGAGTTTCGACAGAGACCCCATCTCCGGCGCCTACCTGCGCCACGTGTACGAGGCCAGGGAAGGTGCCCGTGGCGCAGGGGGGGGGGAGGGGGGTGGTTGTGGTTGCAATTAGCAACAAAATAACACATGTCCTGTCTTCGCCGCTGCGGCCCGTCCTGGGCCTGGTCTTGTTGGCAGGAGGAGGCGGCCTGCCCCTGCTGGCGGCGGTGCTGCCGGAGGACAAGGCCGATGTCCTGTATCACTTCTATGACGGTGGCGGGGTGGAAATCAAAGGCCCTGCCGTGCAGGTGCGCGCCAGGCTGCAACCCAGCACCTCAGTGTTCGGCAAGTATTACGTCGATGCCATCACCAGCGCTTCCATTGATGTGGTGACCACCGCCAGCCCCTATACCGAAAAGCGCCGGGAACAAAGCGTGGGCATCGACTACCTGCGCGGCAAAAGCCTGATGTCCTTGTCTTACACCACCAGCACGGAAAATGATTTTGATGCCAGATCGGCCCACTTCGGACTGGCCCAGGAATTCTTCGGCGGTCTCAGCACCTTGAGCCTGGGTTATTCCCAGGGCTGGGACGTGGTGGGCAAAAGCGGGGATGAAGCCTTTGCCGAAGACGTCACGCGGCGCCATTACCGGCTGGGTCTCAGCCAGGTCTTGAGCAAGAGTGTGCTGCTCGACACCCAGTTGGAAGTGATCACCGACGAGGGTTTTCTCAACAACCCCTACCGCTCGGTGCGCTATCTGGACGCCAGCGTGGGCAAGGGTTTCAGCTATGAGCCGGAAGTGTACCCCCGCACCCGCACCAGCACCGCGCTGGCCGTGCGCGGCGCCTATTATCTGCCCTACCGGGCGTCCCTGCGGGGTGAATACCGTTTTTTCACCGACACCTGGGGCATCAGCGCCCACACCGTCGGTTTGAGCTACACCCACCCCTTGGGCAGGCACTGGATTCTCGACGGCCGCTACCGTTTTTATTCGCAGAGCAAGGCGGATTTCTACAGCGACCTGTTTCCCTACCGCAGTGCCCAAACCCATCTGGCGCGGGACAAGGAACTCAGCACCTACCGCAGCCACAGCATCGGGGTCGGGCTGGCCTACGAGTTTCAGCCCGGCGCGGTCAAGTGGATAGACAAAGGCAGTTTCAATC
This is a stretch of genomic DNA from Gammaproteobacteria bacterium. It encodes these proteins:
- a CDS encoding TlpA family protein disulfide reductase; the encoded protein is MCAKMLLKAALAAVMLCLVAPLAAQSLEGPAPDFTLKSAGGENLKLSEFYGDVVMVNFWASWCGPCRQEMPLLDDLYQRYHELGFTILGVNVEEDPAQARRLLKEIPVSFPILFDSEQKVSAAYDVIAMPSTVLIDRDGQLRYLHKGYLPGFEDTYEEQIKALLLE
- a CDS encoding DUF3570 domain-containing protein → MVLLAGGGGLPLLAAVLPEDKADVLYHFYDGGGVEIKGPAVQVRARLQPSTSVFGKYYVDAITSASIDVVTTASPYTEKRREQSVGIDYLRGKSLMSLSYTTSTENDFDARSAHFGLAQEFFGGLSTLSLGYSQGWDVVGKSGDEAFAEDVTRRHYRLGLSQVLSKSVLLDTQLEVITDEGFLNNPYRSVRYLDASVGKGFSYEPEVYPRTRTSTALAVRGAYYLPYRASLRGEYRFFTDTWGISAHTVGLSYTHPLGRHWILDGRYRFYSQSKADFYSDLFPYRSAQTHLARDKELSTYRSHSIGVGLAYEFQPGAVKWIDKGSFNLAADYIQFDYDDFRDLSGGGPVGEEPLYGFSAQVLQAYLSIWY
- a CDS encoding outer membrane beta-barrel domain-containing protein — protein: MASRTGLFLLSVSLAGSAWAAPAGDSGTGRGVVIEPKVERRSVAAAAIDTENFELGLYAGLLNIEDFGSHPVYGARLVYHVTEDVFVEGTYGRSKAGQTSFERLSGAARLLTDEMRQYSYYAVSLGYNVLPGEAFWGRGRALNSALYIAAGVGVTDFAGDERFTVNLGFGYQLLLNDWFAGHLFARDHMLEMDVIGASETVHNLELGGGFTVFF
- a CDS encoding DUF4266 domain-containing protein, which encodes MNVLSRAGVLLCLGPALLAGCAVEPWVKPYQRQRLADPIMSFDRDPISGAYLRHVYEAREGARGAGGGEGGGCGCN